Within the Nitratireductor basaltis genome, the region CGCACGGAAGATTTCTGACCTTGTGAAGGCTTGGCGGCGGCCTGTCTTCTTTGGACGCCGTACCAGGCCAAGGCTCCTGACAAAGCCATTCCTCCCAGACCCGCCCGTCCGGTGAACAGCATCACCACCCCGACAATGCCCAGAAGAATCGGCCCGACAAGGCGGATGGCCCCGGAAATCCTGGCGGGACTTGCCTTCAGGAACAGCATGCCGAACAGCGCCGTGACGAGGAGTGCGCCGAAGAGGTAGAAGGGTACGATCATCCCGGCTTGCGCCCCAAATGTTCAAGCATGAGCCTGTCTTCAGGCTTGTTGCGAGCCTCCAGGGCCCGCAATCCTCCGCTGGCATAGACAGCCACCGAAGAGAGAAGCTTTGCAAGTTCGCCTGCAGCATTGCGATCGAAGCGGAACCAGGCCCCCTTGGAAAGGCGTGCGAATTCCTTGAATGCCGTGGTAACCGCACCATCGTGCCCTTCCTGGAAGATGAAGAGCGGAACGCCTTTCAGCCCCAACTCACCGGCCTTTTGTGCCAACAGGTCCACGTTTTCCTCCATCGCATCTCCGATGAAAACCACCGCGTTGACCTTTGCGCGCGCATGCTCGCGCAGCGCGTGGGCGAAGACCTTGCCGATCTGGGTCTGACCACCCCTGCAGTCGATCCGCGTCATCAGGTTCTTCAGCGTGTTGGTATCGGAGACGAATTTGGAGGATCGGCATTCACCGAAGCCGCGGTAATAGACAAGCTGCACGTTGAGGGCATCCTTCCTGCCCACTGCATCGAACATCTCGGCCTGTATCGAACAGGCCAGATCCCACGTCGCCTGACGGCTCATCGTCGCGTCCAGCGCAAGTATCAGGCGCCCGGCGCTCTTGCCCGCAGCTTTGGGAGCGAGCGCACGCGCCTGCCGCACGAAGGCTTCCACCGCCGAGGCACGTGTATCGCCGGCCGATGTCATCGGCTTGTTTTTCAGATCAGGCGGCAGCTTCTTGTCACGCATAAAGGAAACATGTGCCTCGCATGCGTGCAACGCAAGACCCTGCGGGTCTCAAAGCAGACCCAGATCGTGAAGCTCACGCTTCAAATCATCGGGAAGAGTGTCGTCCCCGCCTGCCTCGTCGGCATCCGGCGGTGCATCTTCGGGCTTGAGATAGCGCCAGCCCTGAAATGGTCTGCGCGGCTGCCACTCGGTGCGGATCAGCTTCGGCTCCAGCACCAGATGACAGCGGCCTATGCCTTCGGCATCTGTAAACGGCCTGACCTCAAGAAGGCGCTGTCGGGCGCGAACCATGCCCTTGATGACCCAGTAGAGGGAACCGCCGGAAAGCTCTTCCATGCGGCGTGGAACCATGCGTGTGGTATGGATTTGCTCTACAGGGTCGCCAAGCTGGCGCCGCAGCGCTAGGCGGTCTTCGATCCAGCCTTCGAGCTGTTCAGGGCTCTCGCAGCCCACGCAGAGTTTGATCAGATGCAATGCCATGGCTGCTTAGTCGCGCCTGAAATGCGCAAGGTCAATCACCTCGCGCATCACTTTCCACCAAGGCTTCAGCATTCCACGACATTCACGGCAAGACCGCCCTGGCTTGTTTCTTTGTAGCGTTCGCTCATATCGTGGCCCGTCTGCCGCATGGTTTCGATGGCCACGTCAAGGGATACGAAGTGCTTTCCGTCACCCTTGACCGCCAGCGAGGCCGCGGTGACCGCCTTTACCGCGCCAAGCGCATTGCGCTCGATGCAAGGCACCTGAACAAGGCCTGCGACCGGGTCGCAGGTCATGCCAAGATGGTGCTCCAGCGCGATCTCGGCGGCATTTTCGATCTGCTCGGGCGTACCGCCCATGACGGCGGCCAGTCCGGCTGCGGCCATGGCGGAGGCGGAGCCCACCTCCCCCTGACAGCCGACTTCGGCGCCGGAAATGGACGCGTTGGTCTTCACGATACCGCCGATCGCGGCTGCCGTGAGCAGAAAATCGCGGGTGCCTTCCACGTCGGCATCGACATGAAACTTCTTCCAGTAGCGCATCACGGCAGGCACGACACCGGCAGCGCCATTGGTCGGCGCGGTTACGACGCGTCCGCCCGACGCGTTCTCTTCATTGACGGCCATCGCGAAGACGGAAAGCCAGTCATTGGCCATCAGCGGATTCGGTTTGTTCTGCTGCCAATCTTCCTCCAGGCGCGCATGAAGCTGTTTTGCACGGCGCCGCACCTTGAGGCCACCCGGCATGATGCCCTCTTGGGAAAGCCCGCGTTCGATGCAGGACTCCATCGCGTCCCAAATGCGGTCGAGCCCCTCATCAAGTTCCGCTCTGCTTCTGAACACTTCCTCATTGGCCCGCTTCATCTCGGCGATGGTGAGCCCCGATTCCTCGGCCATGGCGAGCATCTGCTTCGCATTGGCGAAGGGATATGGCACTTCGGGCCCGGATGGCGGACGCTCGGCAGCCTGCTTCTGCCGCTGCAACTCCTCCTCGGTGACCACGAAACCTCCGCCGACGGAATAGTAGACGCGGCGCAGCAGAACGCGCTCGTCAGCATCGAGAGCCTGAAAGACCATGCCATTGGCGTGGCCGGGAAGCGGTTGCTTGCGGTCGAATACGACATCGTTTTCAGGATTGAAGTCATAGGCCGGATGACCGTCGGGGCGTAGCTTGTGCTCCTCATGGATCTGCGCCAGCAGCGTTTCGCTCTGGTCCGGATCCACGGTTTCCGGGCGCTCTCCGGCAAGTCCCAGAATGACGGCGCGATCAGTCGCGTGGCCGATCCCGGTAAAGGCCAGCGAACCATGCAGGCTGACCGAAAGTCTCGAAATTCGTGCGCCTTGAGGCCGCGGCCATTTGTCTTCGGCTATCTCGTCCAGAAATCGTGCGGCAGCCGTCATCGGCCCCATCGTGTGGGAGCTCGACGGTCCAATGCCGATCTTGAACAGATCGAATACGGATAAAAACAAGCTTTCTCCTCCAGCTCATCAGAGCGCGGTGCGGGTCTCTCCCCGCTACATGCCTCACATCTAACATGGTCGCGGCAAGCCTTGCATCCAATAGCGGCTGGTCCAGAACCGTGAGCGCTCAAAACGGCCATGCGGGGCCGGAAGGCCGAAATGCAACGAGGCGCGATCCGATCCGGAGCGCGCCTCGAAGAAACTCACATCTATTTGGTGCTGTTACCGCTGAGCGATCATCGCTGCAGATTCGCTACCAATGACAAGCCATGCAAGCAGAATTACGCCAGCAAGCCCAATCACTGCCTTGGCGGTTACGCCCCAGCAGGATTTCTGAACGGTTTCGTCCATCAATTTCCCGTGTGTTGTTGTCAATGCGAAGAGCACCATCCCCCGGCCCCATCGCGTATTGGCTCAGATACTCCTCCCTTGTGTGCGTTGCAACACCAAAAGCGGCGCAATGGAGGCATCAACCTCGGAAAATTAACAATTCACCATATCGCCATGAACAAAAACAATGACTTAAAGCGATTGTAATATTTATCAATTGTAAATGGATGAGGCGCAATTGGGGCCAATTGAGGCCAGTACGACAGCCGGCTTATGCATCCGGCAGGAGAGTCGGCGTGCGTCCGGTCAGTCGGTAGGTGGCGAGGCCTATCCATTCGCGCAGACCCGTGGTGGTGTTCGCCAGACTGTCGAGCACATTGTCGTGGCTCAGGCCGATGCCTTCCTCACCTGTGGTGCGGTAATCTGCAGGCCATGGGACCACGTGAAATCCTTGCGCGCGGAACAGGGCCACGGATCGCGGCATGTGGAATGCGGAGGTGACCAGGAGCCATTTCTGGTTCTGCTGGGGCTGCAGCAGTTCCCGTGTGTAGCGCGCATTTTCGAATGTATCGCGTGAGCGCCCTTCGAGAAGAATACGCTCTCTGGCTATGCCTAGGCCCGTCAGCAGACGTGGCGCGGTGTCGGCATCCCCCTCGCCCTGCAGGAAGACCGAACCCGATCCACCGGATACAATGATGGGCAAGTTTGGATAGCGGTGAGCGAGGACGGCTGCCTCAACGAAACGATCTGCCGAGGCGTTGAGCTCGTATCCGCCGCGGGCCAGGTTGATAGCGCCCTCGAACCCGCCTCCGAGAACGATGATGCCGGCGATATTATCCGGGATCTGCTCAGGACGTTCGAAACGCCCTTCCAGTGGCTGCAGGAGCAGCGCACCCAGCGTAGTCCAACCCGAAAGGAAAAGCACAAGAAAGGCGGTTAGCGCCGAAAGAGCGCCAAGCCTGCGCCAACGGAACAAGGTAAGCGCAGCGCCGGTCAAGGCCAGGAGCATGGAGAGGTTAAAGGGCTGCACCAAGCCCCAGAAGTTTGCTGAAGCTAGGTGAAACATTCAATTGTGCTCCAAGCGCTTGAGCCTCAGATTACCACCAACGTTTCGGCTCGAAACGTCCGGCCGCCTGTTCGATGACGTGAGCGGTGCGGAACAGCGTTTCCTCATCGAACGGCTTGCCGATGAGCTGCAATCCGAGCGGAAGCCCTTGGGCGTTGAGGCCGGCAGGCACGGAGATACCAGGCAGGCCGGCCATGTTCACGGTCACGGTGAAGATGTCGTTGAGATACATCTTCACCGGGTCGGATGCCATTTCCTTGTCAGCAATGCCGAAGGGTGCCGACGGCGTTGCCGGTGTCAGGATCGCATCAACGCCCGCGTCGAAAGCCTGGGTAAAGTCCTGCTTGATGAGGGTGCGCACCTTCTGTGCACGCAGGTAATAGGCGTCGTAATAGCCGGCGGACAACACATAGGTGCCGATCATCACGCGGCGCTTGACCTCTTCGCCGAAGCCTGCAGCGCGGGTCTTTTCATACATGTCGGCAATGTCCTTGCCGGGCACGCGCAGACCGTAGCGTACGCCGTCATAGCGCGCGAGGTTCGAGGATGCCTCTGCGGGTGCAACGATGTAATAGGCCGGAAGTGCGTATTTCGTGTGCGGCAGCGAGATGTCGACGATCTCGGCACCGGCATCGCGCATCCAGTCGATGCCCTTCTGCCACAACGCTTCCACCTCGTCGGGCATGCCGTCGACGCGGTACTCCTTCGGAATGCCGATCTTCAGGCCCTTCACGGATTGGCCTATGGCCGCCTCATAGTCCGGCACGGGCAGATCGACCGAGGTCGTGTCCTTCGGGTCAACGGATGCCATGGAGCGCAGCAGGATCGCCGCATCGCGCACGTCGCGCGCAATGGGTCCGGCCTGATCGAGCGATGAGGCGAAGGCCACCGTGCCCCAGCGCGAGCAACGGCCATAGGTGGGCTTGATGCCGACAGTGGCCGTGAAGGCCGCAGGCTGGCGTATGGAGCCGCCGGTATCGGTTGCCGTCGCACCGGCGCAAAGCGCTGCGGCAACGGCAGCCGCCGAACCACCTGACGAGCCACCCGGCACAAGCTTTTCGTCGCTGCCTTCGGCACGCCACGGATTGACCACCGGACCGTAATAGGAAGTCTCGTTGGATGAGCCCATCGCGAACTCGTCCATGTTGAGCTTGCCCAGCATGACCGCGCCATCGGCCCAGAGATTGGCGGTGACGGTGGATTCGTAACGAGGCTCGAAACCGTCGAGAATATGGCTGCAGGCCTGGGTGTGCACGCCTTCAGTGGCGAACAGGTCCTTTACACCGAGCGGAATGCCCTCAAGCGCGCCACCATTGCCAGCCGCGATCTTTTCATCCGACTTCGCCGCCATTTCCCGTGCCTTGTCCTCGGTCACACGAACATAGGCATTCAGCTTCTCATTCGCGCCATTGATCGCGCCAAGATAAGCGTCGGTGAGCTCGACTGCAGTGAACTCGCGCGCGACGAGCTTGTCGCGGGCTTCGGCAATGGTCAGCTTGGTCAGGTCGGTCATGAAATCTCGTCCGCTTGGGAACAGCCAGAATAGCTAGATGGAATGGGGCGCCTGCGCCTACTCGACAACCTTCGGCACCACGAAGAAATTGTCTTCCGATGCCGGTGCATTGGCCACCACATCGTCGGCCTTATTGCCGTCCGTCACCTCGTCGGAGCGAAGGCGCATGGTGGTCGGAATAGCGGAGGTCATCGGCTCCACGCCATCCACATTCACTTCGCTCAACTGCTCGACAAAGCCGAGAATCTGATTGAGTTCACCCATCATGCGCTCTGCATCGGCATCCTGCACTTCAATGCGAGCAAGATGGGCGACGCGCTTGACGGTATCGATATCTACGGACATTTCGCTGTTTCCTCAGCCCAGGCACTGGATGGCACGGGCTATAGTCGCGCCGGCCATCCCATGCAACTGCCTCACCACAAAAAGCTAGAGCGTGAAGGGCTTGCCCTTCTCCGGAAGCAGCACCTTCGATTGCGCGTCTTCCATGGCATCCACGAATTTCTGCGCATCCTGGTCGATGATCGGGAATGAACCGAAATGGCAGGGAATGACCGTCTCGAAGGTGAAATAGCGCTGGCAGGCGAGAGCCGCGACGGCGCCACCCATGGTGAAGCGGTCCCCCACCGGAACGAGGCCGATCTGCGGCTGGTGCAGTTCCTGAATAAGTGCCATGTCGCCGAATATGTCAGTATCGCCCATATGGTAGAGCGACTTGTCGTCGGGGAAATGCAGGACCAGACCGGCCGGATTGCCGAGATAGACCGCGGGCCCATCGCCGCTGGAATAGGATGAGGAGTGAAGCGCGTTCACGAAAGTGGTGGTGAAGCCGCCGCAATCCACCGTGCCACCGTGATTGCCGGGATTGATTTTGTCTTCGGCCACGCCCTGGGAAACGAGGTAGCTGCAGAGCTCGAAATTTGCCACCAGCATCGCGCCGGTCTTCTTCAAAATCTCCACCGCGTCGCCGACGTGATCATTATGCCCGTGTGTCAGAAGCACATGGGTCACGCCCTCTGCCGCTTCCTCCCAGCCGCCATCCCAGGCGGGATTGCCGGTGAGAAACGGATCGATGAGGATCTTCGCGTTGCCTGTCTCTATGCGGAAGGCAGAATGTCCATACCAGGTGACTTGCATAATAAAGCTCCTCGATTGTTCGTGCGCGCAAGGATAGAAGCGCCGTTATAGGTGTCAAAGGCCATGAATGGTGATTGCAGTTGGAAATCGTGACTCTTGAAGAACTGACCGAGCGGCTGCCTGCAACAGGTGCACTGATGGGCCTTGATCTGGGAACGAAGACCATAGGCGTTGCTGTCTCCGATCTTGGCCGTCGCTTTGCCTCGCCCCGGGCCGTCATCATGCGCAAGAAGTTCACGCAGGATGCCGAGCAACTGCTCAAACAGATGGGTCAGGAAAAGGTGGTTGCGGTAGTCATCGGTCTGCCCCGCAACATGGACGGGACCGAGGGGCCCCGCGCGCAGTCGACACGCGCCTTCATTCGCAACCTGTCGCCAAAATGTGATCTGCCAATCGTGTTCTGGGATGAGCGGCTTTCCACGGTTGCCGCCGAACGCGCGCTTCTGGAGATGGACGTGTCAAGGGCCAAACGCAGTGAACGCATCGATTCGGCTGCGGCGTCCTTCATCCTGCAGGGCGCGCTTGACCGGCTTCAGGCGCTCGGCGCTGCAGGCTGAATATATTTTTTCTCAGCCAGCCAGGCCCTGATCTTTTTCCGGCGACGGAATGCGATGATGGCCAAGAGGATTGAGCCGTCCACCAGGCAGGCACGCGCCACCATTGGTGCGATCGTATCGGGATCGATGCCCAGGATCTGACCATAAATTCCAAACACATGGTCATGCGCCTGGCGGGTGAAGATCGGCGTACCCAGTCCAACATCGTGATAGGCCAGCAGATACCAGCCCCAGAACAGGCTCATCGGGATCACAAAGAACAGGAAAAAGTAGCGCATCAGTCGCCTCCCCGCCCGTTTGGAACAGTGGGTGTCGCCAGGCGGTCCACCATGGTGCCATGCGCGGCTTTCAAGGCGAGGACCCTGGCTGCGCGTTCCCTGTCTTGCGTTTCAGCCAATTCAACGGGATCGTTCTGAACCGAAAACCATCGGACCGCGAGATAGGATGCCATGAGCGCTGCCATCGCCGAAAGCGCTGCAGCAGCGACATCCATGGCATCTGTTGCGGTAACCGCGCCAGCCAGGATTGAAACCATCAGCGCCAGAACGCCGACACCGAAAGCAAGGTCGGTGACCTGCGGCAGCGCAAGTGCATCTTCCAACGTGGAGAGAGTCGTGAAGAGCAGCCATGCAAAAAGCGCGGCAGCGAGTGCCGGAACGAGCGCGAGAACGGCCTGCAGCACACCTGCCGAGACCCCGTCCCCCTCGAACAAGAGGTTGTGGGCGGAAAGCAGGCGTGTGGATGCTCCGATGGCGAAGAACGCCATCCAGAACAGGGACACGCTGATTTGGATGCTGCGCGACATGATCGACTCCGGTTGAAGCCAAAGTGGCGCGCTGGGGTTGCAACTTCAATGATAACCTTTTGTTAACCTTAACTGCAGCCCGTTTTGCTCAACCCTCCGCCGGGTAAAGCATCTCGAGAATGGTGCCGGCATCATGGCGCGCGTCGAGCATGCCGTAGGTCCCGCGCCACTGTCCCGCAAGCCGCGTCTCTATGAAGGCATCTGCTACCTGCCCCGCTCCCATACGCCGCAATTCTGCAGCAGCTGCGGCGAGTGCGAGCTGTTCGGTAAGGATCCGGGCAGTACCTGTGTCGCTCTGACACACGCTTATGGCCGCCTTCAGCACCTCTACGGTGCCCTTGCTCTTCGGCCCGAGATCTTGATGGATCGCGGCCAGAACTTCATCGAACAGGGAAGCATTGCGGTCGATCACGCGCAGCACGTCCAGCGCCATCACATTGCCGGACCCTTCCCAGATCGCGTTTACCGGTGCCTCGCGATAGTGGCGGGCAAGTGGCGTTTCCTCCACATATCCGGTGCCGCCCAGGCACTCCATCGCTTCATATGTAACGGCAGGCGCAATCTTGCAGACCCAGTATTTCACGACCGGGGTCATGGCCCGGGCGAATGCCGCTTCGGCCTTGTTGTTGGCGGCTTCATCGAAGGAGCGTGCCAGCCGGAACGACAAGGCGGTTGCCGCAGCTACATCAAGTGCCAGATCGGCAAGCACGCGCTGCATCAGGGGCTGATCGAAGAGCTTGTCGCCAAAGACCGTGCGATGGCGCGTGTGGTGAACGGCTTCGGCGAGGCTTGCACGCATCAGACCCGAGGAGCCGAGCGCACAATCGAGACGTGTCAGCGTTACCATGTCCATGATGGTGCGGATGCCGGCACCTTCGTCACCGACGCGATATGCAAGCGTGTTGTGAAACTCGACCTCGGAAGACGCATTTGAGCGATTGCCGAGCTTGTCCTTCAGACGCTGGAAACGAAAACCGTTGCTCGCACTGTCGTCGGTGACACGGGGCGCGAGAAAGCAGGTGAGACCCTCCCTTGCCTGAGCAAGCACGAGAAACGCATCGCTCATGGGCGCGGACATGAACCATTTATGGCCGTTGATCCGGTAGAGATTGCTTCCGGCCGGTTCCGCAGTGGTGGTGTTGGCGCGCACATCCGTGCCGCCCTGCTTCTCGGTCATGCCCATGCCGATGGTAACACCCTGCTTCTGGCTGGCGGGGCGGTGGGAGTGGTCATATTTGCGGGCAATGACGCGCGGACCCCATGCGCGGAAGAGATCCGGCGCCGACATGAGTGCTGCAAGCGAAGCATTGGTCATGGTCAGCGGGCAAAGATGTCCCGATTCGAGCTGCCCGGTAAGGAAGAAACGTGCAGCGCGCACCTGGTGGCGCTGGCCCTTCTCCCCGGCACTGTCTTCCCAGACGGAAGAGTGCAGTCCCGCCTGAACGGAGCGGCGCATCAATGCGTGGTAAGCCGGGTGAAACTCGACAATGTCAGCCCGCTTGCCATAGCGGTCATGCGTTTTCAGAACCGGCGGATTCTCATTGGCAAGCCGCGCAAGATCCAGCGCTTCCGGCGTGCGAACGAAGCGGCCGAGCACCTCCAGTTCCTTGCGCACTTCTTCGGAAAATTTCTCGCCAGCCTGCAGTGCCAGCGGATCCGTGCGCCAGGCATTTGTTCCGCTGAGCGGCGGCGGCTGGTTCGTAACCTCGTGATTCACGCTTCAGGTCCTTCGGCTTTGAATATGCGCGCGGAGAATCCGCATCTTGTAGCACAAGCCTAGTGCATGTTTCTTTCCGCAATGAAAACAGGGGGAAATCATCGTGCACCACATGCAACAGCTTGCCCACTCGCGCTCGCGCGCATATAGCAACGGCTTGAGATGACACAGCCAAGCCCCCTCCCCCTTTACCCGCACCGACACCTGCTCGGCATCAAGGGGCTGTCGCCCCTCGACATTGAGCTCCTGCTTGATCGTGCGGACGCCGCGGTCGCCCTCTCACGCCAGTCGGAGAAGAAATCTTCGGTTCTGCGCGGGCGCACCCAGATCAACCTCTTCTACGAAGCCTCGACGCGCACGCAGTCGTCCTTCGAGCTGGCCGGAAAACGGCTTGGCGCGGATGTGATGAACATGTCGGTGGCAAGCTCATCGGCCAAGAAGGGCGAGACCCTTCTTGATACAGCGGTCACGCTCAACGCGATGCGCCCCGACATACTTGTCATCCGCCATGCGGCTGCCGGTGCTGCGGCACTTCTTGCGCAGAAAGTCGGTTGCTCCGTGGTCAATGCCGGTGACGGTGCCCACGAGCATCCGACCCAGGCCCTGCTTGATGCGCTGACTATCCGTCGCGCAAGGGGCCGCATCCACGGGCTCACGGTGGCGATCTGCGGCGACATCCTTCACTCGCGCGTCGCACGCTCCAACATCATCCTGCTCAATGCAATGGGTGCACGTGTACGTGTCGTGGCGCCATCGACGCTTCTGCCCTCCGGCATAGCGCAGATGGGTGTTGAGCCCTTCACGCGCCTTGAAGAAGGCATTGCCGGTGCGGATGTCGTCATGATGCTGCGCCTGCAGCGCGAGCGAATGGCCGGCACCTTCGTGCCTTCGACCCGCGAATATTTCCGATATTTCGGACTGGACGCCAAGAAGCTCAAGGCAGCCGCGCCCGATGCGCTTGTCATGCATCCAGGCCCCATGAATCGTGGTGTGGAGATCGCTTCGGAGGTTGCCGATGGTCCACAAAGCATGATCCAGGAGCAGGTGGAAATGGGTGTGGCCGTGCGCATGGCCGTGATGGAAGCGCTTCTCGACCCCAGACGTGACGCGGAGGGAGCGAAGCCATGAGCGCGACCCTTTTCAAGAATGCACGCATCGTCGATCCATCACAGAAGATGGAAGAAGATGGCGCCGTACTCGTGCAGGACGGCAAGGTCGTGGCCTCAGGCGCTGATGCAATGAACCAGGGCGCGCCCGAAGGTGCAAAGGTCATCGACTGCCGCGGCGCGACCATCATTCCCGGCCTCGTGGATGCACGGGTCTTCGTGGGCGAACCGGGTGCGGAGCATCGCGAGACCATCGCCTCCGCGAGCAATGCAGCGGCAGCTGGCGGTGTGACCTCCATCATCCTGATGCCCGACACGGATCCGGTCATTGACGATGTAGCGCTGGTGGAGTTCGTGCTGCGTACCGCGCGCGAGACGGCCAGCGTTCATGTCCATCCCTCAGCTGCCATTACCAAGGGCTTGCGCGGCGAGGAACTGAGCGAGTTCGGTCTGCTTCACGATGCAGGTGCTGTTGCCGTCACCGAAGGCCGCAAGACGCTTTGCAGCGCGCAGACCATGCGGCGTGCGCTCACCTATGCTCGCGACATGGATATCGTGGTCTCCCACAGCACGCAGGATGCGGATCTCGGTGCATCCGGTGTAATGAATGAAGGTCTTCTTGCAAGCTGGCTCGGCCTGCCCGGCATTCCGCGCGAGGCCGAGGCCATCCCGCTGCAGCGCGATCTCATGCTCGCTGCCTTGACGAAGGGGCGCTATCACGCTGCGGAAATTTCAACAGCGATGTCGGCTGCGGCCATACGGCAGGCAAAAGATCGCGGAAGCCGTGTCACCGCGGGCATCAGCATCAATCACTTGAGCCTGAACGAGAATGATATCGGAGAGTACCGGACATTCTTCCGCCTTTCGCCGCCGTTGCGCTCAGAAGATGACCGTCAGGCGATGATCGCGGCACTCAAGGACGGCACGATAGACATTATCGTCTCCTCCCACGATCCACAGGATGTGGACACCAAGCGCCTGCCCTTCGCGGAAGCGGCATCCGGGGCTATCGGGCTGGAGACACTTCTGTCGGCGGCATTGCGGCTCTACCACAATGGCGAAGTACCGCTCTCGCGCCTGATCGAAGCGCTGTCGACCGCACCTGCGCGGCTGTTCGGCCTTCCCGGTGGCACACTGAGGCCCGGTGCGCCGGCAGACCTGGCCGTGCTCGATGTCGATGCGCCATGGCTTGTGCAGGAAGCCAATATTCGTTCATTGTCGAAGAATACGAGCTTCGAGAATGCACGCATGCAGGGCAAGGTCTTGCAAACTGTGGTTGCAGGCCGCACAGTATACACGGCCTGACCCGATGGTCGGGCCAGTTTGAGGGGGAGCGGAAGATGGAGATGATGACGGGAGGCGGCGTGCTTGCGACAATCGCGGCTCTGGCTTTCGGCTATCTGCTCGGCTCCATACCCTTCGGCCTCGTTCTGACGAAGATGGCTGGCCTCGGCGATATCCGCTCCATC harbors:
- a CDS encoding DUF1489 family protein gives rise to the protein MALHLIKLCVGCESPEQLEGWIEDRLALRRQLGDPVEQIHTTRMVPRRMEELSGGSLYWVIKGMVRARQRLLEVRPFTDAEGIGRCHLVLEPKLIRTEWQPRRPFQGWRYLKPEDAPPDADEAGGDDTLPDDLKRELHDLGLL
- a CDS encoding L-serine ammonia-lyase, which gives rise to MFLSVFDLFKIGIGPSSSHTMGPMTAAARFLDEIAEDKWPRPQGARISRLSVSLHGSLAFTGIGHATDRAVILGLAGERPETVDPDQSETLLAQIHEEHKLRPDGHPAYDFNPENDVVFDRKQPLPGHANGMVFQALDADERVLLRRVYYSVGGGFVVTEEELQRQKQAAERPPSGPEVPYPFANAKQMLAMAEESGLTIAEMKRANEEVFRSRAELDEGLDRIWDAMESCIERGLSQEGIMPGGLKVRRRAKQLHARLEEDWQQNKPNPLMANDWLSVFAMAVNEENASGGRVVTAPTNGAAGVVPAVMRYWKKFHVDADVEGTRDFLLTAAAIGGIVKTNASISGAEVGCQGEVGSASAMAAAGLAAVMGGTPEQIENAAEIALEHHLGMTCDPVAGLVQVPCIERNALGAVKAVTAASLAVKGDGKHFVSLDVAIETMRQTGHDMSERYKETSQGGLAVNVVEC
- a CDS encoding YdcF family protein, which codes for MFHLASANFWGLVQPFNLSMLLALTGAALTLFRWRRLGALSALTAFLVLFLSGWTTLGALLLQPLEGRFERPEQIPDNIAGIIVLGGGFEGAINLARGGYELNASADRFVEAAVLAHRYPNLPIIVSGGSGSVFLQGEGDADTAPRLLTGLGIARERILLEGRSRDTFENARYTRELLQPQQNQKWLLVTSAFHMPRSVALFRAQGFHVVPWPADYRTTGEEGIGLSHDNVLDSLANTTTGLREWIGLATYRLTGRTPTLLPDA
- the gatA gene encoding Asp-tRNA(Asn)/Glu-tRNA(Gln) amidotransferase subunit GatA produces the protein MTDLTKLTIAEARDKLVAREFTAVELTDAYLGAINGANEKLNAYVRVTEDKAREMAAKSDEKIAAGNGGALEGIPLGVKDLFATEGVHTQACSHILDGFEPRYESTVTANLWADGAVMLGKLNMDEFAMGSSNETSYYGPVVNPWRAEGSDEKLVPGGSSGGSAAAVAAALCAGATATDTGGSIRQPAAFTATVGIKPTYGRCSRWGTVAFASSLDQAGPIARDVRDAAILLRSMASVDPKDTTSVDLPVPDYEAAIGQSVKGLKIGIPKEYRVDGMPDEVEALWQKGIDWMRDAGAEIVDISLPHTKYALPAYYIVAPAEASSNLARYDGVRYGLRVPGKDIADMYEKTRAAGFGEEVKRRVMIGTYVLSAGYYDAYYLRAQKVRTLIKQDFTQAFDAGVDAILTPATPSAPFGIADKEMASDPVKMYLNDIFTVTVNMAGLPGISVPAGLNAQGLPLGLQLIGKPFDEETLFRTAHVIEQAAGRFEPKRWW
- the gatC gene encoding Asp-tRNA(Asn)/Glu-tRNA(Gln) amidotransferase subunit GatC, which produces MSVDIDTVKRVAHLARIEVQDADAERMMGELNQILGFVEQLSEVNVDGVEPMTSAIPTTMRLRSDEVTDGNKADDVVANAPASEDNFFVVPKVVE
- a CDS encoding metal-dependent hydrolase; its protein translation is MQVTWYGHSAFRIETGNAKILIDPFLTGNPAWDGGWEEAAEGVTHVLLTHGHNDHVGDAVEILKKTGAMLVANFELCSYLVSQGVAEDKINPGNHGGTVDCGGFTTTFVNALHSSSYSSGDGPAVYLGNPAGLVLHFPDDKSLYHMGDTDIFGDMALIQELHQPQIGLVPVGDRFTMGGAVAALACQRYFTFETVIPCHFGSFPIIDQDAQKFVDAMEDAQSKVLLPEKGKPFTL
- the ruvX gene encoding Holliday junction resolvase RuvX, whose protein sequence is MEIVTLEELTERLPATGALMGLDLGTKTIGVAVSDLGRRFASPRAVIMRKKFTQDAEQLLKQMGQEKVVAVVIGLPRNMDGTEGPRAQSTRAFIRNLSPKCDLPIVFWDERLSTVAAERALLEMDVSRAKRSERIDSAAASFILQGALDRLQALGAAG
- a CDS encoding DUF6105 family protein; amino-acid sequence: MRYFFLFFVIPMSLFWGWYLLAYHDVGLGTPIFTRQAHDHVFGIYGQILGIDPDTIAPMVARACLVDGSILLAIIAFRRRKKIRAWLAEKKYIQPAAPSA
- a CDS encoding acyl-CoA dehydrogenase family protein, which encodes MNHEVTNQPPPLSGTNAWRTDPLALQAGEKFSEEVRKELEVLGRFVRTPEALDLARLANENPPVLKTHDRYGKRADIVEFHPAYHALMRRSVQAGLHSSVWEDSAGEKGQRHQVRAARFFLTGQLESGHLCPLTMTNASLAALMSAPDLFRAWGPRVIARKYDHSHRPASQKQGVTIGMGMTEKQGGTDVRANTTTAEPAGSNLYRINGHKWFMSAPMSDAFLVLAQAREGLTCFLAPRVTDDSASNGFRFQRLKDKLGNRSNASSEVEFHNTLAYRVGDEGAGIRTIMDMVTLTRLDCALGSSGLMRASLAEAVHHTRHRTVFGDKLFDQPLMQRVLADLALDVAAATALSFRLARSFDEAANNKAEAAFARAMTPVVKYWVCKIAPAVTYEAMECLGGTGYVEETPLARHYREAPVNAIWEGSGNVMALDVLRVIDRNASLFDEVLAAIHQDLGPKSKGTVEVLKAAISVCQSDTGTARILTEQLALAAAAAELRRMGAGQVADAFIETRLAGQWRGTYGMLDARHDAGTILEMLYPAEG